The nucleotide sequence CGAGTTCGCCTTCCCCCTCCCCATCTACGCGATCTGCGACATGCTCGGCGTCCCCCGGGAGGACCAGGACGACTTCAGGGACTGGGCGGGGATGATGATCCGGCACGGCGGTGGCCCGCGTGGCGGCGTCGCGCGGTCGGTGAAGAAGATGCGCGGCTATCTCGCCGACCTCATCCACCGCAAGCGGGAAGCGCTCACCGAGCACCCCACGCCCGGCGAGGACCTCATCTCCGCGCTCATCCGCGCCTCCGACCACGGTGAGCACCTCACCGAGAACGAGGCCGCGGCGATGGCGTTCATCCTGCTGTTCGCCGGGTTCGAGACGACCGTCAACCTGATCGGGAACGGCACGTACGCCCTCCTCACCCACCCCGACCAGCGGGCCCGCCTCCAGGCCTCCCTCGCCGCCGGGGAGAGCGCGCTGCTCGAAACCGGCGTCGAGGAACTCCTCCGCTACGACGGCCCCGTCGAACTCGCCACCTGGCGCTTCGCGACCCAACCCCTCACCATCGGCGGCCAGGACATCGCCCCCGGCGATCCCGTCCTCGTCGTGCTCGCGGCGGCCGACCGCGACCCGGCCCGCTTCGACGACCCCGACACCCTCGACCTCTCCCGCCGTGACAACCAGCACCTCGGGTACGGCCACGGAATCCACTACTGCCTCGGCGCCCCCCTCGCCCGCCTCGAAGGCCAGACCGCGCTGGCGACGCTCCTCACCCGCCTCCCCGATCTGCGACTCGCAGTGGATTCAGCCGATTTGAGGTGGCGAGGGGGTCTCATCATGCGCGGGTTGCGCACGCTTCCGGTGGAATTCACCCCGCGGGAGCGGCCCGTAAGCGGTCCGTAGCGGTAACCGGGCGGCCCGTAGCAATACCCCATTCCGCATCAGAAGATGACGCTCCCTCAACTCTGTGATCTTCACGTGATCTGTGCTGCATTAACTTGTGACAACTGATCGACTGCCGATACGTTCACACGTCAGTGCGAAGGGCGTAGTGCGCTCGTCGCACAGGCCACCGCTGTCGTGTGAAAGGCAACCGCATGCTCTCCGGGAACGGTCGTCACCGTCGCCCCCGTCAGGCTCCCGCCCTCCTCGTCGCAGCCGGAGTGACCGGCTCGGCCATCGCGATCCCACTCCTCGGCGCCACCGGCGCGAGCGCGGCCAGTGGAACCACCTGGGACCAGGTGGCGGAGTGCGAGAGTGGCAGCTCCTGGAGCGCGGACACCGGGAACGGACGCTACGGCGGCCTCCAGCTGACCCAGGCGAACTGGGAGAAGTACGGAGGCCTCGACTACGCGACGGCCGCCGACCTGGCCAGCCGTTCGCAGCAGATAGCGGTCGCCGAGAAGGTTCTCGCCGACCAGGGCGTCGGTGTCTGGGCCACCTGCGGACTGCTCCACAACCTCGGCGGCGACTCCGGTTCCGCCGACGTTGACACGGGCCTCGCGGACGACTCGTCGAACTCCGACAGCTCCTCCGGTTCTTCCGATTCATCTGGTTCACCGGATTCATCCGACTCGACCGACTCGGCCAAGTCGTCGGATTCCACCGGATCGACCGGATCGACCGGCACGGACGACTCCGTCGAATCGCCCGAATCGCCCGAATCGGCTGAATCCACGGACGCGTCCGAGGATGTCTTCGAAGATTCCCTCAAGGCGAAGGACGGCGCCGACGAGGGCGACGCCGCAGACTCCGGCAGCGGAAACCAGGACAATTCCAGCCAGAAGGACAGCCCTTCGGCTGCCGATGACAGCGACAGCGGCACCGGCCGTCACCGCGGCGCCAGTGCCGACGAGAACGTCGACTCGGATGTCGAGGCCGACACGGGCGCGGGCGATGGCTCAGGCATCGACTCCGTGCCCCCCGGCCGTCACGCCTCCCGTGGCGGCGACGCGGCGCGCGAGGTCGTGGACGGCGCGTACACGGTCCGTGTGGGCGACAGTCTGACGGGCATCGTGAACTCGCTCGACCTGGGCGGCGGGTGGCGGGAGCTGTACGCCGAGAACGAGGGCACGGTCGGAACTGACCCGGACCTTATCCTTCCCGGTCAGACCCTCGAAGTCGGTGCCGAAACGGGCGAAAAGTAGCGACAGTTCGGGTCATGGTTCGTACCTGAATGCCCGTTTTGATCTATGTGGGAGATGAATCACAGACCCCCTGATCGTCTTTGAAATTCGGGCAATCACCTGTTTACGGTCGTGACCGCTCGCCACAGCGGGCCTTTGCGGTCGGCACGCCGAATCCTGCCAGCGACCGCGAGGAACAGTCGACGCGTCAAGCGCCGTAGGCAGGAGCGGGGGACCCAAGGTAAGTGCCGGGTCCGGCGGTTGCGGCCCTTCGGGGTCGTACGTCCGGAACCGGCTTGGGGTGAAGCCGCGCGACGTGAGCCGAAAGGCGAGCGTGCGCGGCCGGGCAACTCAACCGGCCCGAACCCGACAGCTCACCTCGTAGGCGTCGGTGAGGGGATCACTCCATGCTGTTTTCCAGCAAGGGCAAGCACCGTCGCCCGTCCAAGGCTGCTCGCGCCATCGCCGTCGCCGGTGTCACCGGCGCCGCCGCCATCGCCGCCCCGCTGATGGTCGCCGGCACCGCCTCCGCCGCCACCGCCTCCGAGTGGGACGCCGTCGCCCAGTGCGAGTCCGGCGGCAACTGGTCCATCAACACCGGCAACGGCTACTACGGCGGTCTGCAGTTCTCGGCCTCCACCTGGGCCGCCTACGGCGGTACGCAGTACGCCTCCACCGCCAACCAGGCGAGCAAGGCCCAGCAGATCGCGATCGCCGAGAAGGTCCTCGCGGGCCAGGGCAAGGGTGCCTGGCCGGTCTGCGGCACCGGCCTGTCCGGCGCCTCCTACGACGGCGCCGCCGCCTCCAGCGGCAACTCGAACTCCGGCTCCTCCTCGCAGGAGAGCACGCAGGAGAGCACGCAGGAGAGCACCAAGAAGAGCACCGAGGACACCCGCTCCTCCCGCTCCTCCGAGCGCGCCACCGTCAAGACCCCGACCGGCAAGAAGGTCAAGAAGGGTGACGGCGAGTACAAGGTCGTCAGCGGCGACACCCTCAGCGGCATCGCCGCGGAGAAGAACGTCAAGGGTGGCTGGGAGAAGCTCTTCGAGCTGAACAAGGACATCATCGACGACGCCGACGTCATCTACCCCGGTCAGCAGCTCCACCTGAGCTGACCCGCGGCGATCGCGACGGCCGCCAGACGCCTGCCATCCCCACGGCCGCCCCCACAGCCGGGCAGGCGGGGCGGGTTCAGCCGGGCCGAGGAAACAAGGCCGCTCCCCGGCTGAACCACAGCCCACTCACATCCGTGTCCTCCATAGTGAAGACCTCGTGAGGGCCGTCCCCCCGTCCCCACGGGTCCCCCGCCCCGGTGCGCATTCCCCCGTACGCACCGAGGCGGGGCTTTTTTCGCGCGTTTTCCCGCGCGGCTCCCTCCTTCTGTTCACTTTCTCGCCCACCCCCCTTTGTTCCGAGCTGGAACAATGGGTACCGTCTGTCTGTCCACGGGACGGTCGGTCGGCTGCCGACGGCCCGGGGGCGGTTAGGCTCTAGTCGCAGGGCCCCAGCGGCCCCGCGCAACCAGCGTCACATCCCATGAAGGAGATGCTCGTGCCGTCCATCGACGTCGTCGTAGCCCGGGAAATCCTCGACTCGCGAGGCAACCCCACCGTCGAGGTCGAGGTCGGCCTCGACGACGGCAGCACGGGTCGTGCCGCCGTTCCGTCCGGCGCATCCACGGGTGCCTTCGAAGCCATCGAGCTCCGTGACGGCGACCCCAACCGCTACCTCGGCAAGGGCGTCGAGAAGGCCGTCCTCGCCGTGATCGAGCAGATCGGCCCGGAGCTCGTCGGCTACGACGCCACCGAGCAGCGCCTGATCGACCAGGCGATGTTCGACCTGGACGCCACCGACAACAAGGCCTCCCTCGGCGCCAACGCCATCCTCGGCGTCTCCCTCGCCGTCGCGCACGCCGCCTCCGAGGCCAGCGACCTGCCGCTCTTCCGCTACCTGGGCGGCCCGAACGCGCACCTGCTGCCCGTTCCGATGATGAACATCCTGAACGGCGGCTCGCACGCCGACTCCAACGTGGACATCCAGGAGTTCATGATCGCCCCCATCGGCGCGGAGTCCTTCTCCGAGGCCCTGCGCTGGGGCGCCGAGGTCTACCACACCCTCAAGAAGGTGCTGAAGACCAAGGGCCTGTCCACCGGTCTCGGCGACGAGGGCGGCTTCGCCCCGAACCTGGAGTCCAACCGCGCCGCCCTCGACCTCATCCTCGAGGCCATCAAGGAGGCCGGTTACACCCCCGGCGAGCAGATCGCCCTCGCGCTGGACGTCGCCGCCTCCGAGTTCTACAAGGACGGCGTCTACACCTTCGAGGGCAAGGAGCGCTCCGCCGCCGACATGACCGAGTACTACGCCGAGCTCGTCGAGGCGTACCCGCTCGTCTCCATCGAGGACCCGCTGTACGAGGACGACTGGGCCGGCTGGAACGCCATCACCGAGAAGCTGGGCGACAAGGTCCAGATCGTCGGCGACGACCTGTTCGTCACCAACCCGGAGCGTCTCGCCCGCGGCATCGAGGAGGGCTCCGCCAACGCCCTGCTCGTCAAGGTCAACCAGATCGGCTCGCTGACCGAGACCCTGGACGCCGTCGAGATGGCCCAGCGCAACGGCTTCAAGTGCATGATGTCCCACCGCTCCGGCGAGACCGAGGACGTCACCATCGCCGACCTCGCCGTCGCCGTGAACTGCGGTCAGATCAAGACCGGCGCCCCGGCCCGCTCGGACCGCGTCGCCAAGTACAACCAGCTGCTGCGCATCGAGGAGATCCTCGACGACGCCGCGGTCTACGCCGGCCGCTCCGCCTTCCCCCGCTTCAAGGGCTGACGGCAGCAGGTCGGCAGGTAGGAAGCGTCGTACGTACGTCCCCGTACTCGGTCCCGTACCGTGTGCGGGGACGTACGCACGTGCACGCAGGAGAAGGCAGAAGAAGAAGGGGAAGCGGGACATGGCCGTGAAGGACCGGGACCGGGACCGTTTCTCCACCGCGACCCGGCTGAAGGTGCTCGGTGAGCAGACGGCGGCCCGTGTCTACCGCTCCCAGACCAAGCGCCAGGCCCGCCGCTCCCGGCTGACCGGCCGGGCCGCGCTGCTCGCCCTCGTCCTCTGCTCGATGATCGTGGCGCTCGCCTACCCCATAAGGCAGTACGTCTCCCAGCGCGCGGACATCGCCGATATGCAGCGGCAGCGCCAAGAGGCGCGCGAGCGGGTCGAGGAGTTGCGCGACCTCAAGGCGCGCTGGCAGGACGACGCGTACGCCGAGCAGCGCATCCGGGAGCGGCTGCACTATGTGATGCCGGGCGAGACCGGCTACACCATGATCGACCCGGACGCGACGAAGCAGTCCCGTACGACGCAGGGAGCGGCCGACCGTCCCTGGTACACCAATGTCTGGGACGGGGTCGACAAGGCCGACGCCGCCGACAGCTGAACGGCCACCCCGTGACCGTGAACCGATGAGCCACACCGAGGACTTGAGTAGCAGGTTATGCAGACCCCTCCGCCGCCCACCCCGCGCACCGAGCCGACCGACGCCGACGTCGAGGCCTTCCAGCAGCAGCTCGGGCGCCCGCCGCGCGGGCTGCGCGCGATCGCGCACCGCTGCCCGTGCGGACAGCCGGACGTCGTCGAGACGGCGCCGCGGCTGCCGGACGGGACGCCCTTCCCCACGACGTACTACCTGACGTGCCCGCGTGCCGCCTCCGCGATCGGCACGCTGGAGGCGAACGGCGTGATGAAGGAGATGACGGAGCGTCTGGCGACGGACCCCGAACTGGCCGCCGCCTACCGGGCCGCGCACGAGGACTACATCGCCCGCCGCGACGAGATCGAGGTCCTGGAGGGCTTCCCGAGCGCGGGCGGCATGCCGGACCGTGTGAAGTGCCTGCACGTCCTCGTCGGGCACTCGCTGGCCGCCGGTCCCGGCGTCAACCCGCTGGGCGACGAGGCGATCGCGATGCTGCCGGAGTGGTGGGCGAAGGGCCCGTGCGTGGTGCCCGCGCCGGAGCCCTCGAAGGGGGACGACCAGTGACCCGTGTCGCCGCCGTCGACTGCGGTACGAACTCCATCCGGCTCCTCGTCGCCGACATCACCGTGTCCGACGGCGCCTTCGGCGCGGGGGCCACCGGTGAACTCGTCGAGCTGGACCGGCGGATGACCATCGTCCGGCTCGGCCAGGGCGTCGACCGTACGGGCCGGCTGGCCCCGGAGGCGCTGGAGCGGACCTTCGCGGCCTGCCGGGAGTACGCGGCGGTCATCAAGGAACTCGGCGCCGAGCGGGTCCGCTTCGTGGCCACCTCCGCCTCCCGCGACGCCGAGAACCGGGACGAGTTCGTCCGCGGGGTGTTCGACATCCTCGGTGTCGAGCCCGAGGTGATCTCCGGCGACCGGGAGGCCGAGTTCTCCTTCACCGGCGCGACCAGGGAGCTGAAGGGGCGCGCCGACCTCGCCGAGCCGTACCTGGTCGTGGACATCGGCGGCGGCTCCACCGAGTTCGTGGTCGGGGACGACCACGTACGTGGCGCCCGTTCCGTGGACATCGGCTGCGTACGGCTGACCGAGCGGCACCTCCTGCGGGACGGGGCCGTCGTCGACCCGCCGCGGCCGGAGCAGATCGCCGCGATCCGCGCCGACATCGAGGCCGCGCTGGACCTCGCCGAGCGGGACGTCCCCCTGCGGGAGGCGCGGACCCTGGTCGGGCTCGCCGGTTCGGTGACGACCCTGTCCGCGATCGCCCAGGATCTGCCGGCGTACGACTCGGTGGCCATCCACCACTCCCGGATCCCGTACGAGCGCGTCCGCGAGATCACCGAGTGGCTGCTGCGGTCGACGCACGCCGAGCGGGAGGCGGTGCCGTCGATGCATCCCGGGCGCGTGGACGTGATCGCCGCGGGCGCCCTGGTCCTCCTCTCGATCATGGAGCGGATCGGCGCGGCGGAGGTCGTGGTGAGCGAACACGACATTCTGGACGGAATCGCCTGGTCCGTCGCTTGAGTGAGGCGTGAGCCCCGGAATGGGTTTCGTGGCTCTCCCAGCCGCTCGGCGACGCTCGTGAGCGAGTGTTTACTACTCGCCGGCAGTCTCGCTTGAGCTGTTCGGATAACGTATGAGCGCGCCCGAGGGGTGCTTCGGCACCCCTCGTCGATCCGCCTTCGAGGAACTTCGTGAAGTTCTTCACAAGAGAATCTGCCCTGTTGAGCGATGTTTTGAGGCTCCACAGAGCCTTCGAGGGCTCCGGGGGGTCAACGGGGCTTCCCCGAGGGGCTTTCGCGGGGGTCTCGTCCGTGTGAAACCGGAGGGTGGCTCGGGGGGTTCGCGGGCCCGGAACAGCAGTTCACGCGGCCTTGACATCGGTCATTCATGCAGGTCGGTTCCCCTGATCGCCAGGACCCGCGACACGAGGGCCGCGCAGTGTAGCAGAGGGTGTGAAGAAGCTTGTGAAGGGGCGCACGAGCGACCCCCGTATGGCGGGTACATACTCGATGGCATGAGCACCACGGAGCGTCCCAGGATCCTCGTAGTAGGCGGTGGGTACGTAGGCCTGTACGCAGCTCGGCGCATCCTCAAGAAGATGCGCTACGGCGAGGCGACCGTCACGGTCGTCGACCCCCGGTCGTACATGACCTACCAGCCCTTCCTCCCCGAAGCCGCCGCCGGCAGCATCTCCCCGCGGCATGTCGTCGTCCCGCTGCGACGCGTGCTGCCCAAGGCGGAGGTCCTCACCGGCCGGGTCACCACCATCGACCAGGACCGCAAGGTCGCCACGATCGCCCCGCTGGTCGGCGAGGCGTACGAGCTGCCTTTCGACTACCTGGTGATCGCGCTCGGCGCGGTCTCCCGCACCTTCCCGATCCCCGGCCTCGCCGAGCAGGGCATCGGTATGAAGGGCATCGAGGAGGCCATCGGCCTGCGCAACCACGTGCTTGAGCAGCTCGACAAGGCCGACTCCACGACCGACGAGGACGTCCGCCGCAAGGCGTTGACCTTCGTCTTCGTGGGCGGTGGCTTCGCCGGCGCCGAGACCATCGGCGAGGTCGAGGACATGGCCCGCGACGCCGCGAAGTACTACAAGAACGTGTCCCGCGAGGACATGCGCTTCGTGCTCGTCGACGCCGCCGACAAGATCCTCCCCGAGGTCGGCCCGAAGCTCGGCCTGTACGGCAAGGAGCACCTGGAGGGCCGTGGGGTCGAGGTCTACCTCAACACCTCCATGAACTCCTGCGTCGACGGCCACGTCGTGCTGAAGAACGGCCTGGAGGTCGACTCCAACACGATCGTCTGGACCGCCGGCGTCAAGCCGAACCCGGTCCTCTCGCGCTACGGCCTGCCGCTCGGCCCCCGTGGCCACGTGGACGCCCAGCCGACCCTCCAGGTCACCGGCACCGACTACATCTGGGCCGGCGGCGACAACGCCCAGGTCCCGGACGTCGCCGCCCGCAAGGCCGGCGTCGAGAACGCCTGGTGCCCGCCGAACGCGCAGCACGCGCTGCGTCAGGCGAAGGTCCTCGGCGACAACGTGGTCTCCGGCATGCGGGGCTTCCCGCAGAAGGAGTACGCGCACTCCAACAAGGGTGCGGTGGCGGGCCTCGGCCTCCACAAGGGCGTCGCGATGATCGTCATGGGCAAGGTGAAGATCAAGCTCAAGGGCCGTCTCGCCTGGTACATGCACCGTGGCTACCACGGCCTCGCGATGCCGACCTGGAACCGCAAGATCCGTGTCTTCGCCGACTGGACCCTCGCGATGTTCCTCAAGCGCGAGGTCGTCTCCCTCGGCGCCATCGAGACTCCCCGCGAGGAG is from Streptomyces sp. NBC_01314 and encodes:
- a CDS encoding cytochrome P450; this encodes MTNQPAPTSATLTGTGAPDLFTWEFATDPYPAYAWLRENAPVHRTRLPSGVEAWLVTRHSDAKQALADGRLSKNPAHHDEPAHAKGKTGIPGERKAELMTHLLNIDPPDHTRLRRLVSKAFTPRRVAEFASRVQELTDQLIDGFAEKGEADLIHEFAFPLPIYAICDMLGVPREDQDDFRDWAGMMIRHGGGPRGGVARSVKKMRGYLADLIHRKREALTEHPTPGEDLISALIRASDHGEHLTENEAAAMAFILLFAGFETTVNLIGNGTYALLTHPDQRARLQASLAAGESALLETGVEELLRYDGPVELATWRFATQPLTIGGQDIAPGDPVLVVLAAADRDPARFDDPDTLDLSRRDNQHLGYGHGIHYCLGAPLARLEGQTALATLLTRLPDLRLAVDSADLRWRGGLIMRGLRTLPVEFTPRERPVSGP
- a CDS encoding transglycosylase family protein, producing MLSGNGRHRRPRQAPALLVAAGVTGSAIAIPLLGATGASAASGTTWDQVAECESGSSWSADTGNGRYGGLQLTQANWEKYGGLDYATAADLASRSQQIAVAEKVLADQGVGVWATCGLLHNLGGDSGSADVDTGLADDSSNSDSSSGSSDSSGSPDSSDSTDSAKSSDSTGSTGSTGTDDSVESPESPESAESTDASEDVFEDSLKAKDGADEGDAADSGSGNQDNSSQKDSPSAADDSDSGTGRHRGASADENVDSDVEADTGAGDGSGIDSVPPGRHASRGGDAAREVVDGAYTVRVGDSLTGIVNSLDLGGGWRELYAENEGTVGTDPDLILPGQTLEVGAETGEK
- a CDS encoding transglycosylase family protein, with protein sequence MLFSSKGKHRRPSKAARAIAVAGVTGAAAIAAPLMVAGTASAATASEWDAVAQCESGGNWSINTGNGYYGGLQFSASTWAAYGGTQYASTANQASKAQQIAIAEKVLAGQGKGAWPVCGTGLSGASYDGAAASSGNSNSGSSSQESTQESTQESTKKSTEDTRSSRSSERATVKTPTGKKVKKGDGEYKVVSGDTLSGIAAEKNVKGGWEKLFELNKDIIDDADVIYPGQQLHLS
- the eno gene encoding phosphopyruvate hydratase, whose protein sequence is MPSIDVVVAREILDSRGNPTVEVEVGLDDGSTGRAAVPSGASTGAFEAIELRDGDPNRYLGKGVEKAVLAVIEQIGPELVGYDATEQRLIDQAMFDLDATDNKASLGANAILGVSLAVAHAASEASDLPLFRYLGGPNAHLLPVPMMNILNGGSHADSNVDIQEFMIAPIGAESFSEALRWGAEVYHTLKKVLKTKGLSTGLGDEGGFAPNLESNRAALDLILEAIKEAGYTPGEQIALALDVAASEFYKDGVYTFEGKERSAADMTEYYAELVEAYPLVSIEDPLYEDDWAGWNAITEKLGDKVQIVGDDLFVTNPERLARGIEEGSANALLVKVNQIGSLTETLDAVEMAQRNGFKCMMSHRSGETEDVTIADLAVAVNCGQIKTGAPARSDRVAKYNQLLRIEEILDDAAVYAGRSAFPRFKG
- a CDS encoding septum formation initiator family protein, coding for MAVKDRDRDRFSTATRLKVLGEQTAARVYRSQTKRQARRSRLTGRAALLALVLCSMIVALAYPIRQYVSQRADIADMQRQRQEARERVEELRDLKARWQDDAYAEQRIRERLHYVMPGETGYTMIDPDATKQSRTTQGAADRPWYTNVWDGVDKADAADS
- a CDS encoding DUF501 domain-containing protein, producing the protein MQTPPPPTPRTEPTDADVEAFQQQLGRPPRGLRAIAHRCPCGQPDVVETAPRLPDGTPFPTTYYLTCPRAASAIGTLEANGVMKEMTERLATDPELAAAYRAAHEDYIARRDEIEVLEGFPSAGGMPDRVKCLHVLVGHSLAAGPGVNPLGDEAIAMLPEWWAKGPCVVPAPEPSKGDDQ
- a CDS encoding exopolyphosphatase, producing MTRVAAVDCGTNSIRLLVADITVSDGAFGAGATGELVELDRRMTIVRLGQGVDRTGRLAPEALERTFAACREYAAVIKELGAERVRFVATSASRDAENRDEFVRGVFDILGVEPEVISGDREAEFSFTGATRELKGRADLAEPYLVVDIGGGSTEFVVGDDHVRGARSVDIGCVRLTERHLLRDGAVVDPPRPEQIAAIRADIEAALDLAERDVPLREARTLVGLAGSVTTLSAIAQDLPAYDSVAIHHSRIPYERVREITEWLLRSTHAEREAVPSMHPGRVDVIAAGALVLLSIMERIGAAEVVVSEHDILDGIAWSVA
- a CDS encoding NAD(P)/FAD-dependent oxidoreductase, whose product is MSTTERPRILVVGGGYVGLYAARRILKKMRYGEATVTVVDPRSYMTYQPFLPEAAAGSISPRHVVVPLRRVLPKAEVLTGRVTTIDQDRKVATIAPLVGEAYELPFDYLVIALGAVSRTFPIPGLAEQGIGMKGIEEAIGLRNHVLEQLDKADSTTDEDVRRKALTFVFVGGGFAGAETIGEVEDMARDAAKYYKNVSREDMRFVLVDAADKILPEVGPKLGLYGKEHLEGRGVEVYLNTSMNSCVDGHVVLKNGLEVDSNTIVWTAGVKPNPVLSRYGLPLGPRGHVDAQPTLQVTGTDYIWAGGDNAQVPDVAARKAGVENAWCPPNAQHALRQAKVLGDNVVSGMRGFPQKEYAHSNKGAVAGLGLHKGVAMIVMGKVKIKLKGRLAWYMHRGYHGLAMPTWNRKIRVFADWTLAMFLKREVVSLGAIETPREEFYEAAKPAPVAAAPAKTEEKAKAS